catgcgacagtagaggattTGGTGGTGTTGATGCGTTCTGCAACACGAATACGGCAGAGAACATTGACCCTTTCAGAGAATCATCCCCTCGCAAATGCTGTCAAAATGCATCTATTCCGGAGAACTTTCATCGTTCTCGAAGCCACTTCTATGCATTCACAGTCGGCGTAAGTAGAGTTGAGGTGATACATCACGACGTAGGTGAAGGCGTCTCCAGAGAGCGTCACAAGCTCCCCAGAGCtgttttcttctagtttttcaTCGTCTATTTTTCCGTTTAATATTGTATGAATGGTACCCTTTTTAACAATGTCCTTTTCTGTAAGTACCACCGTTTATTTTGGTCCAAGGGTACCTCTAAGATCCTAGTTGATAGAGATTTCGTTTCCACTCTATTTCCTAGTAGTGGTGTATAATAAGCTCTTTTTTACAGAATGTAGAGAAATACCCAAACCACTCTCAAGAGAACTCTAACGAAATCGCGTGGGTAGAAATCTGGTTCTTACAGCTGGCTCAGAAAgatctgaagctcggtgcagttgcataggcGGCTCTGCTCGAAGCGGAGCAGTGGAGCTGCGATTGTGATTGGGACGGTCATTAGCCTTACTTGGATTGATCCTAGTGATGGAAGTGATGATTGGCCCTAGCGATGGTACCGTATCAAATCCAACCGTTGcgttccaccgcgccgcttcgatcgcagccACCTATGCAACCGCACTGGGTTTCAGGTTGTTTTGCCCCGACTATACGCAAAATACAAACTGCTTACATACAGacaaaattagatttttgagGAGATGCCTCGGCATCAGAAGAAAGTATTAAATTAGCGAAGCAAAGGGTTTTCTCAGCATTATGACTGCTAGAGATTCTAATTGTGCACAGTTACAAAGGGAATGGGAATGAAAGTTCCTGAAGATCctaattaaattttcaattaattaaaactTAAAAGGCGACCTGGCGGAAATGGGTAGCTAGTAGAAAACATCACGTAATCCCCAACAGAAACTGTTACGAAagtaaaactatgaaaaaagaagaagaaaaatgtccgAAGAGTTTGGAGGTTGACCTGTGGAATGGGGCTATTGCTCGCTTTCACCGAAAACGTGATGCGTTACTCCGATATAAGATGTCTCATGGCGATTccatcaaaagaaaagaaacaaaaagaaagcaggGACTACTTGGAGCTAAAGACAAGGAAACCAAGCAACTAAAGGAGAGTGATGAAAGTGCGACTGTGTACGTCAGCTAAAATAAGAGCATCTGTGAAATCTAGGCGAGAAATCTTTTTCTACGAAGGAATGCAAATAAATTGATTTCGTTTCGTTGCTGTCGTTCTGCATTTCTCGCGCTTCTTCAGTCCTCCGCGTATACTCTATGTCTTCACAATTTACTGTCCAAATTATTCCtgcaaacattaaaaaaacacagactATTATTACATTGTTGTAGAATGTTCGTACTAGAACCATGACAACTGCTCTTgaatcgaaaaatttttttgtttttttttttttttgaaggttgttttcccccccccccctttttgggaggataataaaaaaattttccccccgggggggggggttttatttttaattatttaataaaaaaaaatttgtggttaaaaaaaaatttaataattaatggttttataaaaaaaaaaaaaacccccccttttttttttttggggggttttgggcctcatgtctgtgccttcctagtggtgttatcaaactttttcgtcgttttccggccatgtgttcattaatcctcactccaagattcctaccggtctccccaacgtaagttgcattgcatatcaagcactcaatctcatatattacccccatttttgcgcagtcgcctgtttttccgtaaggacaaataacacatctttcacagatgcagtatctatcatatagtctgtttctgacaagctggcttttgatgtttgcatttgggatatttaccaagatcacgtcattttgtaattgtgcttggataatgctgcgctgaacagcggcactgacactgtcagagataaaaggaagacaaagagaaattttgttttcgcgcggaatattgctatttacagtgcgggttcttcggtaatgcggacgtactgtatggccattggcacatgcgattttcaaggctagtcttcgtgattcgtgtcgttcttggttgccagtgcatacttcactagcggttttgaacatattacgaatcactgcgcgttttactgcagtcggatgtgcagatttggcgtgcaatatgatgttcttgcaactttctttgcgataccactttactctaataatgccgtttgaagtacttatttgtgtgttgaggtacggaagccatccttcttttggggtttctcgtgtgagtcttatatattgcgattgttggttgagtattcggaaacactcgtccacttcggactgtgttgatgttatgatgcaacagtcgtcaatatatctgcaatacattattggtctacgcgaaagtactggttcttcgattctgctcatgaagcagatcgccagtactggtgctaatcgttgacccattgctagccctctcagttgcgcgaaataatttcctgaccacctgaagatattacaattcagacattccttgataagcgttattatgcgagatttacttagtccatatgtttccaagttggtaccatataaatctatcatctcagagagagcttgcagcgcctcattgttttttacattcgtgtagagtgaGGTTACATCAAAAGACTCTATTACGCAGTTGTCCTCAACTCTCGCATTGCGTAATcgctcaaggaaatggtgcgtgttcgacaaatgagatggtattttaggcaaaatttgactcacgattttattaaggaaccacgaaatgcgatccgttggtcctcccacacaacttattattggtcggattttgaatgtggccgctgatgttgagttGACCTCATCGGGTTTCAGCTTATGCGTTTTGATGAGGCTGTAGAACACAGGGCAGGTCGGTTTGTCAAGCTTTAGGCGGCTAACAAATCGTTCGTCAAGGCCAGCAGATTTTCCCATAGTCATCCAAACATGATTGAAACGTTTGCACTGCAcaaggaattctttctctgttacgcggcgatagatcgtttcatcttgcaagtgaagatttgttatttcccgATCAAGAGCCTGTGACATGACTACGAATTCCCCACCCTTATCGCTTACTGAAAGGCATATGTCCCCTCTTGTAGTCATTTCGCGGATTTCCTTCAAACCCTGCCATTGCTCGCGCGTAAGATTGTTAAGGGGGAGTCGTCTACCTATCTACCCgtacctcaacacacaaataagtacttcaaacggcattattagagtaaagtggtatcgcaaagaaagttgcaagaacatcatattgcacgccaaatctgcacatccgactgcagtaaaacgcgcagtgattcgtaatatgttcaaaaccgctagtgaagtatgcactggcaaccaagaacgacacgaatcacgaagactagccttgaaaatcgcatgtgccaatggccatacagtacgtccgcattaccgaagaacccgcactgtaaatagcaatattccgcgcgaaaacaaaatttctctttgtcttccttttatctctgacagtgtcagtgccgctgttcagcgcagcattatccaagcacaattacaaaatgacgtgatcttggtaaatatcccaaatgcaaacatcaaaagccagcttgtcagaaacagactatatgatagatactgcatctgtgaaagatgtgttatttgtccttacggaaaaacaggcgactgcgcaaaaatgggggtaatatatgagattgagtgcttgatatgcaatgcaacttacgttggggagaccggtaggaatcttggagtgaggattaatgaacacatggccggaaaacgacgaaaaagtttgataacaccactaggaaggcacagacatgaggcccacaacgggaacgattacgatgtgaaatgcgttatactggctcacgaaacagaaatatcggcaaggaagacgttggaggcgttttttattcttaaaagaaacccttcaatgaataataggaatgaatgcttgtccatAACGAAGACTATTATTACATTGTTGTAGAATGTTCGTACTAGAACCATGACAACTGCTcttgaatcgaaaaaaatggattctgCTTTCCATTACATATTCCAGCAGTGACAAAACAGTTTATCTGCCTTTTATCTATTAAAAGTTGTCAATCTCTTATAGGTTTGGGAGCTACACACTTCTAAAACTATATTTGACTGCCACAGAGTGTTCTCGCTCTGAATTTCgcatatgtgtatgtgtttgttaA
The Necator americanus strain Aroian chromosome I, whole genome shotgun sequence genome window above contains:
- a CDS encoding hypothetical protein (NECATOR_CHRI.G2976.T1) — translated: MTLEKRLLRWCQEGLGCRKYLGYRNGKGLGWRSSYNARTVAELAIEDVMMHAWRIKYDDIGPTGARRRNSINAAQGTGEEVFSETCDSRGFGGVDAFCNTNTAENIDPFRESSPRKCCQNASIPENFHRSRSHFYAFTVGVSRVEVIHHDVGEGVSRERHKLPRAVFF
- a CDS encoding hypothetical protein (NECATOR_CHRI.G2975.T1); the encoded protein is MTTRGDICLSVSDKGGEFVVMSQALDREITNLHLQDETIYRRVTEKEFLVQCKRFNHVWMTMGKSAGLDERFVSRLKLDKPTCPVFYSLIKTHKLKPDEVNSTSAATFKIRPIISCVGGPTDRISWFLNKIVSQILPKIPSHLSNTHHFLERLRNARVEDNCVIESFDVTSLYTNVKNNEALQALSEMIDLYGTNLETYGLSKSRIITLIKECLNCNIFRWSGNYFAQLRGLAMGQRLAPVLAICFMSRIEEPVLSRRPIMYCRYIDDCCIITSTQSEVDECFRILNQQSQYIRLTRETPKEGWLPYLNTQISTSNGIIRVKWYRKESCKNIILHAKSAHPTAVKRAVIRNMFKTASEVCTGNQERHESRRLALKIACANGHTVRPHYRRTRTVNSNIPRENKISLCLPFISDSVSAAVQRSIIQAQLQNDVILVNIPNANIKSQLVRNRLYDRYCICERCVICPYGKTGDCAKMGVIYEIECLICNATYVGETVDQHAINSPVSTASLGAQTNTQLHRATCPFDPAIPQHHEVAAERVQLL